The Sebastes umbrosus isolate fSebUmb1 chromosome 4, fSebUmb1.pri, whole genome shotgun sequence genome has a window encoding:
- the LOC119487625 gene encoding UDP-glucuronosyltransferase 2A1-like isoform X3: MKVPHSSLINFALLLIQLSCASGGKILVFPLDGSHWVNMKVLIEELHAKGHEVTVVRASDSWYISEKSPLYTSVTLHSPGGFEKNYFEAFLSRQLEIRFQDKHASFWYKIWTRIQLERLVVDQFSLLHKGMSEIVIQMFEDENLMQSFHEAKYDVVLTDPGIGVGAMLARRLQVPLVFNVRWTIQGEAHFLLAPSPLSYIPFTATELTDKMTFPQRIKNVLSYIFGMYTMSYITEPHYKPVIKKYFGPDVDYSTFFLDADIWLMRNDFVFDYPRPTMPNIIYMAGFQCKPSKPLPVDLEEFVQSSGDHGVIIMTLGTLVGELPQDVAEEIAAAFAQLPQKVVWRYIGQRPANLGNNTLMVNWLPQNDLLGHPKTRVFVAHGGTNGVQEAIYHGVPVVGLPLFFDQPDNLSRIRAKGGAVIVDIAELDRHIFADALKTALYNSSYRENMQRLSRLHRDQPMKPLDQAVFWIEYVIRHKGARHLQIQSNKMSWFVYNSVDVIAALLAVVLLVTFICISIVRLLWRIIFAGKKVKHE, from the exons ATGAAGGTGCCTCACTCATCACTGATCAACTTTGCTCTACTGTTGATTCAACTATCCTGTGCATCTGGGGGCAAAATCCTGGTGTTCCCATTGGATGGAAGCCATTGGGTAAACATGAAAGTACTAATAGAGGAACTGCATGCCAAAGGCCATGAG GTCACTGTGGTTCGGGCATCCGATAGCTGGTACATCAGTGAAAAGTCTCCTCTCTACACCTCTGTCACTCTTCACAGCCCTGGTGGATTTGAGAAAAACTACTTTGAAGCCTTTTTGTCTCGACAGCTAGAGATCCGGTTTCAGGATAAGCATGCCTCTTTTTGGTATAAAATCTGGACTCGTATTCAACTCGAACGGCTGGTTGTGGACCAGTTCTCTCTGCTCCACAAAGGAATGAGTGAAATTGTTATTCAGATGTTTGAAGATGAAAACCTGATGCAGTCTTTCCATGAAGCCAAATATGATGTGGTTTTGACTGATCCCGGCATCGGTGTAGGGGCAATGCTGGCACGTCGGCTCCAAGTTCCTCTTGTTTTTAATGTCAGATGGACCATTCAAGGTGAAGCTCATTTCCTTCTTGCCCCCTCACCTCTGTCATACATTCCCTTTACTGCAACAGAGTTGACAGATAAGATGACCTTCCctcaaagaataaagaatgTACTAAGTTATATTTTTGGGATGTACACAATGTCATACATCACAGAACCTCATTACAAACCAGTAATTAAGAAGTATTTTGGTCCCGATGTGGATTACTCAACATTTTTCCTGGATGCAGATATATGGCTCATGAGGAATGATTTTGTCTTTGATTATCCACGTCCAACAATGCCAAATATAATCTACATGGCTGGATTTCAGTGCAAGCCCTCAAAGCCGCTCCCTGTGGACCTGGAGGAGTTTGTCCAGAGCTCTGGAGACCATGGGGTCATTATAATGACCTTAGGGACTTTAGTCGGGGAGCTTCCTCAAGATGTTGCTGAGGAGATTGCTGCAGCCTTTGCCCAGCTGCCTCAGAAGGTTGTATGGAGGTATATTGGACAAAGGCCAGCCAACCTGGGCAACAACACATTAATGGTCAACTGGCTGCCACAGAACGACCTCTTAGGACATCCCAAAACTAGAGTGTTTGTGGCCCACGGAGGCACTAACGGGGTTCAGGAGGCAATTTACCACGGAGTTCCTGTAGTGGGACTTCCCTTATTCTTTGATCAGCCTGACAATCTCTCCAGAATCAGAGCAAAGGGAGGAGCTGTGATTGTGGATATTGCCGAGCTTGACAGACACATCTTTGCAGATGCCCTGAAGACAGCTCTTTACAATTCCTCTTACAGGGAAAACATGCAGAGGCTCTCAAGGCTGCACAGAGATCAGCCCATGAAGCCACTGGACCAGGCAGTGTTTTGGATAGAATATGTCATCAGACATAAAGGAGCCCGTCACCTGCAGATACAGTCCAACAAAATGtcctggtttgtttacaacTCTGTTGATGTCATCGCTGCTTTGTTGGCAGTTGTTCTGCTAGTAACGTTCATCTGCATTTCAATTGTAAGGTTACTGTGGAGAATTATTTTTGCtgggaaaaaagtaaaacatgaatga
- the LOC119487625 gene encoding UDP-glucuronosyltransferase 2A1-like isoform X2 yields the protein MKVPHSSLINFALLLIQLSCASGGKILVFPLDGSHWVNMKVLIEELHAKGHEVTVVRASDSWYISEKSPLYTSVTLHSPGGFEKNYFEAFLSRQLEIRFQDKHASFWYKIWTRIQLERLVVDQFSLLHKGMSEIVIQMFEDENLMQSFHEAKYDVVLTDPGIGVGAMLARRLQVPLVFNVRWTIQGEAHFLLAPSPLSYIPFTATELTDKMTFPQRIKNVLSYIFGMYTMSYITEPHYKPVIKKYFGPDVDYSTFFLDADIWLMRNDFVFDYPRPTMPNIIYMAGFQCKPSKPLPVDLEEFVQSSGDHGVIIMTLGTLVGELPQDVAEEIAAAFAQLPQKVVWRYIGQRPANLGNNTLMVNWLPQNDLLGHPKTRVFVAHGGTNGVQEAIYHGVPVVGLPLFFDQPDNLSRIRAKGGAVIVDIAELDRHIFADALKTALYNSSYRENMQRLSRLHRDQPMKPLDQAVFWIEYVIRHKGARHLQIQSNKMSWFVYNSVDVIAALLAVVLLVTFICISIVRLLWRIIFAGKKVKHE from the coding sequence ATGAAGGTGCCTCACTCATCACTGATCAACTTTGCTCTACTGTTGATTCAACTATCCTGTGCATCTGGGGGCAAAATCCTGGTGTTCCCATTGGATGGAAGCCATTGGGTAAACATGAAAGTACTAATAGAGGAACTGCATGCCAAAGGCCATGAGGTCACTGTGGTTCGGGCATCCGATAGCTGGTACATCAGTGAAAAGTCTCCTCTCTACACCTCTGTCACTCTTCACAGCCCTGGTGGATTTGAGAAAAACTACTTTGAAGCCTTTTTGTCTCGACAGCTAGAGATCCGGTTTCAGGATAAGCATGCCTCTTTTTGGTATAAAATCTGGACTCGTATTCAACTCGAACGGCTGGTTGTGGACCAGTTCTCTCTGCTCCACAAAGGAATGAGTGAAATTGTTATTCAGATGTTTGAAGATGAAAACCTGATGCAGTCTTTCCATGAAGCCAAATATGATGTGGTTTTGACTGATCCCGGCATCGGTGTAGGGGCAATGCTGGCACGTCGGCTCCAAGTTCCTCTTGTTTTTAATGTCAGATGGACCATTCAAGGTGAAGCTCATTTCCTTCTTGCCCCCTCACCTCTGTCATACATTCCCTTTACTGCAACAGAGTTGACAGATAAGATGACCTTCCctcaaagaataaagaatgTACTAAGTTATATTTTTGGGATGTACACAATGTCATACATCACAGAACCTCATTACAAACCAGTAATTAAGAAGTATTTTGGTCCCGATGTGGATTACTCAACATTTTTCCTGGATGCAGATATATGGCTCATGAGGAATGATTTTGTCTTTGATTATCCACGTCCAACAATGCCAAATATAATCTACATGGCTGGATTTCAGTGCAAGCCCTCAAAGCCGCTCCCTGTGGACCTGGAGGAGTTTGTCCAGAGCTCTGGAGACCATGGGGTCATTATAATGACCTTAGGGACTTTAGTCGGGGAGCTTCCTCAAGATGTTGCTGAGGAGATTGCTGCAGCCTTTGCCCAGCTGCCTCAGAAGGTTGTATGGAGGTATATTGGACAAAGGCCAGCCAACCTGGGCAACAACACATTAATGGTCAACTGGCTGCCACAGAACGACCTCTTAGGACATCCCAAAACTAGAGTGTTTGTGGCCCACGGAGGCACTAACGGGGTTCAGGAGGCAATTTACCACGGAGTTCCTGTAGTGGGACTTCCCTTATTCTTTGATCAGCCTGACAATCTCTCCAGAATCAGAGCAAAGGGAGGAGCTGTGATTGTGGATATTGCCGAGCTTGACAGACACATCTTTGCAGATGCCCTGAAGACAGCTCTTTACAATTCCTCTTACAGGGAAAACATGCAGAGGCTCTCAAGGCTGCACAGAGATCAGCCCATGAAGCCACTGGACCAGGCAGTGTTTTGGATAGAATATGTCATCAGACATAAAGGAGCCCGTCACCTGCAGATACAGTCCAACAAAATGtcctggtttgtttacaacTCTGTTGATGTCATCGCTGCTTTGTTGGCAGTTGTTCTGCTAGTAACGTTCATCTGCATTTCAATTGTAAGGTTACTGTGGAGAATTATTTTTGCtgggaaaaaagtaaaacatgaatga
- the LOC119487625 gene encoding UDP-glucuronosyltransferase 2A1-like isoform X1, whose amino-acid sequence MVLPPPPPVVGLMVKVMEIHLDKNMNCAPSLRDVSMKVPHSSLINFALLLIQLSCASGGKILVFPLDGSHWVNMKVLIEELHAKGHEVTVVRASDSWYISEKSPLYTSVTLHSPGGFEKNYFEAFLSRQLEIRFQDKHASFWYKIWTRIQLERLVVDQFSLLHKGMSEIVIQMFEDENLMQSFHEAKYDVVLTDPGIGVGAMLARRLQVPLVFNVRWTIQGEAHFLLAPSPLSYIPFTATELTDKMTFPQRIKNVLSYIFGMYTMSYITEPHYKPVIKKYFGPDVDYSTFFLDADIWLMRNDFVFDYPRPTMPNIIYMAGFQCKPSKPLPVDLEEFVQSSGDHGVIIMTLGTLVGELPQDVAEEIAAAFAQLPQKVVWRYIGQRPANLGNNTLMVNWLPQNDLLGHPKTRVFVAHGGTNGVQEAIYHGVPVVGLPLFFDQPDNLSRIRAKGGAVIVDIAELDRHIFADALKTALYNSSYRENMQRLSRLHRDQPMKPLDQAVFWIEYVIRHKGARHLQIQSNKMSWFVYNSVDVIAALLAVVLLVTFICISIVRLLWRIIFAGKKVKHE is encoded by the exons GTCTCTGAGGGACGTCAGTATGAAGGTGCCTCACTCATCACTGATCAACTTTGCTCTACTGTTGATTCAACTATCCTGTGCATCTGGGGGCAAAATCCTGGTGTTCCCATTGGATGGAAGCCATTGGGTAAACATGAAAGTACTAATAGAGGAACTGCATGCCAAAGGCCATGAG GTCACTGTGGTTCGGGCATCCGATAGCTGGTACATCAGTGAAAAGTCTCCTCTCTACACCTCTGTCACTCTTCACAGCCCTGGTGGATTTGAGAAAAACTACTTTGAAGCCTTTTTGTCTCGACAGCTAGAGATCCGGTTTCAGGATAAGCATGCCTCTTTTTGGTATAAAATCTGGACTCGTATTCAACTCGAACGGCTGGTTGTGGACCAGTTCTCTCTGCTCCACAAAGGAATGAGTGAAATTGTTATTCAGATGTTTGAAGATGAAAACCTGATGCAGTCTTTCCATGAAGCCAAATATGATGTGGTTTTGACTGATCCCGGCATCGGTGTAGGGGCAATGCTGGCACGTCGGCTCCAAGTTCCTCTTGTTTTTAATGTCAGATGGACCATTCAAGGTGAAGCTCATTTCCTTCTTGCCCCCTCACCTCTGTCATACATTCCCTTTACTGCAACAGAGTTGACAGATAAGATGACCTTCCctcaaagaataaagaatgTACTAAGTTATATTTTTGGGATGTACACAATGTCATACATCACAGAACCTCATTACAAACCAGTAATTAAGAAGTATTTTGGTCCCGATGTGGATTACTCAACATTTTTCCTGGATGCAGATATATGGCTCATGAGGAATGATTTTGTCTTTGATTATCCACGTCCAACAATGCCAAATATAATCTACATGGCTGGATTTCAGTGCAAGCCCTCAAAGCCGCTCCCTGTGGACCTGGAGGAGTTTGTCCAGAGCTCTGGAGACCATGGGGTCATTATAATGACCTTAGGGACTTTAGTCGGGGAGCTTCCTCAAGATGTTGCTGAGGAGATTGCTGCAGCCTTTGCCCAGCTGCCTCAGAAGGTTGTATGGAGGTATATTGGACAAAGGCCAGCCAACCTGGGCAACAACACATTAATGGTCAACTGGCTGCCACAGAACGACCTCTTAGGACATCCCAAAACTAGAGTGTTTGTGGCCCACGGAGGCACTAACGGGGTTCAGGAGGCAATTTACCACGGAGTTCCTGTAGTGGGACTTCCCTTATTCTTTGATCAGCCTGACAATCTCTCCAGAATCAGAGCAAAGGGAGGAGCTGTGATTGTGGATATTGCCGAGCTTGACAGACACATCTTTGCAGATGCCCTGAAGACAGCTCTTTACAATTCCTCTTACAGGGAAAACATGCAGAGGCTCTCAAGGCTGCACAGAGATCAGCCCATGAAGCCACTGGACCAGGCAGTGTTTTGGATAGAATATGTCATCAGACATAAAGGAGCCCGTCACCTGCAGATACAGTCCAACAAAATGtcctggtttgtttacaacTCTGTTGATGTCATCGCTGCTTTGTTGGCAGTTGTTCTGCTAGTAACGTTCATCTGCATTTCAATTGTAAGGTTACTGTGGAGAATTATTTTTGCtgggaaaaaagtaaaacatgaatga